Proteins encoded in a region of the Mycoplasma feriruminatoris genome:
- a CDS encoding helix-rich protein, whose protein sequence is MKKLIVLLTAISVSVASGFSYVAYKNLSNNSAGSRQENEFKQLEKELIKIQSEIKNKENEIKTLDIKDAETIKNSNTTIEILRQREKSIKNKIDKENDKINSLNKDLSVLVSEEKSKREQKDKLEKELAKLEKSKEKDNKNQKFFNEEIKRLEADLIYLNSDYSRLKRQIQDYETELNTLKKDKQNKQEKIDNIRHQLRQKHYFLSLLETKKQLHKKLQDEISHLEQKQSSLNESVEKKQEEIQQKTNALQSAKNQLIQLSDLKDNTKRKLERKILESEESKQKIITLEERLQNINAEILALEQVKENEISKIKSDIKKVERELEQSQNQLRESIKNINQLNDTINQIKNTRTNKESEKEEINRQLEEKTSELEKEERQKQEYLDTIQSLINQKENLNNKFQNYDKENKQKQERIEVLKQEHNELQKQQELLSEQIISQNKEISDLTNQIAAKKIVIKNLKRSTKHQEEKIEALTREYKTVKNEWEDKQRELANKNSQLEKLKQQKSELEEKFAELNSRQDELLKKERELTNKISEIDRQISSKKDEVIKDNTELKRLKDVVDSINQNLSELKHTNDELEKSNKQKQELADKKSQEVQDVIKQIENYGEKVAKKTDELEKAKKEYEKLSLMKKNLESSLKKINELLKLIKEQFDKVRAIWPEIITKNKELKTIIDEFIKITRDWLIPSELSIHYNKYIKPMMDTKNKIDEKYLEVLDIYSKLDGYAKELKNHTNNLNKAVDDALNSNNLQPIE, encoded by the coding sequence ATGAAAAAGTTAATAGTATTACTTACTGCTATTAGTGTTTCAGTAGCATCTGGTTTTTCTTATGTAGCATATAAGAATTTATCTAATAATAGTGCTGGAAGCAGGCAAGAAAACGAATTCAAACAATTAGAAAAAGAATTGATTAAAATTCAATCTGAAATAAAAAATAAAGAAAATGAAATCAAAACATTAGATATAAAAGATGCAGAAACCATTAAAAATAGCAATACCACAATTGAAATATTAAGACAACGAGAAAAAAGTATAAAAAATAAGATAGATAAAGAAAACGATAAGATAAACAGTTTAAATAAAGACTTGAGTGTTCTTGTTTCTGAAGAAAAATCCAAAAGAGAACAAAAAGATAAGCTAGAAAAAGAATTAGCTAAACTTGAAAAAAGCAAAGAAAAAGATAACAAGAACCAAAAATTTTTTAATGAAGAAATCAAGAGACTTGAGGCTGATTTAATCTATTTAAATTCTGACTATAGTAGACTTAAAAGACAAATTCAAGATTATGAAACAGAATTAAACACATTAAAAAAAGACAAACAAAATAAGCAAGAAAAAATTGACAATATAAGACATCAATTAAGACAAAAACATTACTTTCTTTCTCTTTTAGAAACTAAAAAACAATTACATAAAAAACTTCAAGATGAAATTTCTCACTTAGAACAAAAACAATCTTCATTAAATGAATCAGTTGAGAAAAAACAAGAAGAAATTCAACAAAAAACAAATGCTCTACAAAGCGCTAAAAATCAACTAATTCAACTATCTGATTTAAAAGACAATACTAAAAGAAAACTAGAAAGAAAAATATTAGAATCAGAAGAATCAAAACAAAAAATCATAACTTTAGAAGAGAGATTGCAAAATATTAATGCAGAAATCTTAGCATTAGAACAAGTAAAAGAAAATGAAATTTCAAAAATTAAATCTGATATTAAAAAAGTTGAAAGAGAATTAGAACAGTCTCAAAATCAATTAAGAGAATCTATAAAAAATATCAATCAACTAAACGACACTATTAATCAAATTAAAAATACAAGAACAAATAAAGAATCTGAAAAAGAAGAGATTAATAGACAATTAGAAGAAAAAACATCTGAACTAGAAAAAGAAGAAAGACAAAAACAAGAATATTTAGATACTATTCAAAGTTTAATAAATCAAAAAGAAAATTTAAATAATAAATTTCAAAATTATGACAAAGAAAATAAACAAAAACAAGAAAGAATAGAAGTTCTTAAGCAAGAACATAACGAATTACAAAAACAACAAGAACTTTTATCAGAACAAATAATTAGTCAAAATAAAGAAATTAGTGATTTAACTAATCAAATAGCTGCTAAGAAAATAGTAATTAAGAATTTAAAAAGATCTACAAAACATCAAGAAGAAAAAATAGAAGCACTAACCAGAGAATATAAAACAGTTAAAAACGAGTGAGAAGATAAACAAAGAGAATTAGCAAATAAAAATTCTCAGCTAGAGAAATTAAAACAACAAAAGTCTGAGTTAGAAGAAAAATTTGCTGAATTAAATAGTAGACAAGATGAATTGTTAAAAAAAGAAAGAGAATTAACTAATAAAATCAGTGAAATAGACAGACAAATCTCATCTAAAAAAGACGAAGTTATAAAAGATAATACTGAACTAAAAAGACTAAAAGATGTAGTTGATAGTATAAATCAAAACTTGTCTGAATTAAAACACACTAATGATGAACTAGAAAAATCTAATAAACAAAAACAAGAATTAGCAGATAAGAAATCTCAAGAAGTACAAGACGTAATCAAACAAATAGAGAACTATGGAGAAAAAGTTGCAAAGAAAACTGATGAATTAGAAAAAGCTAAAAAAGAATATGAAAAACTTTCATTAATGAAAAAGAATTTAGAATCATCATTAAAAAAAATCAATGAGCTTTTGAAATTAATAAAAGAACAATTTGACAAAGTTAGAGCTATTTGACCTGAAATAATCACAAAAAACAAAGAACTAAAAACCATAATAGATGAGTTTATAAAAATTACCAGAGATTGGTTAATACCATCAGAATTAAGTATTCACTACAACAAGTACATTAAACCAATGATGGATACCAAAAATAAAATTGATGAAAAATACTTAGAGGTTTTAGATATTTATTCTAAATTAGATGGATATGCAAAAGAATTAAAAAACCATACTAATAATCTTAACAAAGCTGTAGATGATGCATTAAATAGTAATAATCTACAACCAATTGAATAG
- a CDS encoding helix-rich protein, with product MKKLPILLATISVFTSSGFAYVTLKNVAVKRDSRESEMSKELDTLKNQLKQKQKIAEDIQNNLILKKEQINAFNNEIKGLETQASNLNDQLVKNKKQLETLDSSSKKINEELKNDNDQINANKDKYNSSKKELDKVKKEIIDDLVRVTNDSNLVDEINSKINDLRKQKTELELDKDLLKEQILDIENNLTNTRKQHSKLLTTLFTLVKLDKKNKTLEKQITEFKSKNTQLTDNITKLNNDFNALKTEISTTQTNITNAKNQQIEVVEQLSAKQKEVEQANALLIEKTNQLNTLNTELSVLKNQKQQGWNSKLHEQLTQQKNKKVEIENQISNNNQKITDLNNQINDLRTELNNSNSTNVSKRRELQQKEDLIRSIKSENDSKKQELQNLKSSISDLESQIQKQKELSAELDNRIHQKQQEKRLKEQEIQELRNTNEQNKQEIERLKSKESELETTINELGNTREQLKKQIDTISASINENDTSLDQLVQEFDKDVKELDELTKHNKQLKENVDYLKQKIASIKSNVDKLKALKAQKESKLDELDKKLNSLDFENKFSQLEKQKRKYDEEIVKLHNEQTALKNKQRELEEKIAELESKNNALTSKQAEKEQLADQLEKQASTIKEQNRKIEAQIMKIQNSKDYLKEQVEQIKKQVDPTVVKTNDIIENIKTSVIKVVDINKLMLDWKNEKSNSRKKAITNKIRDNDLEKLKQAYDKIVGELGEVQKFGKQLETIVNDFNKKFDDKFFELEK from the coding sequence ATGAAAAAGCTACCTATTTTATTAGCAACAATTAGTGTTTTTACTTCATCTGGTTTTGCTTATGTTACTTTAAAAAATGTTGCTGTTAAAAGAGATTCTAGAGAAAGTGAAATGTCAAAAGAGCTAGATACATTAAAAAATCAATTAAAACAAAAACAAAAAATAGCTGAAGACATACAAAACAACTTAATTTTAAAAAAAGAACAAATCAATGCTTTTAATAATGAAATAAAAGGTTTAGAAACTCAAGCAAGTAATTTAAACGATCAATTAGTAAAAAACAAAAAACAATTAGAAACTTTAGATTCCAGTTCTAAAAAAATAAACGAAGAACTAAAAAATGATAATGATCAAATCAATGCTAATAAAGACAAGTATAATAGTTCAAAAAAAGAATTAGATAAAGTTAAAAAAGAAATTATTGATGATTTAGTTAGAGTAACTAATGATAGTAATTTAGTTGATGAAATAAATAGTAAAATCAACGATCTAAGAAAACAAAAAACAGAATTAGAGCTTGATAAAGATCTACTTAAAGAACAAATATTAGATATTGAAAATAATCTTACAAACACTAGAAAACAACATTCTAAATTATTAACTACTTTATTTACTCTTGTAAAATTGGATAAAAAGAACAAAACTTTAGAAAAACAAATAACAGAATTTAAAAGTAAAAATACACAATTAACAGATAATATCACAAAATTAAATAATGATTTTAATGCATTAAAAACTGAAATTAGTACAACTCAAACAAACATTACAAACGCTAAAAATCAACAAATAGAAGTTGTTGAACAATTATCTGCTAAACAAAAAGAAGTAGAACAAGCTAATGCTTTATTAATAGAAAAGACTAACCAATTAAATACATTAAATACTGAACTAAGTGTTCTAAAAAATCAAAAACAACAGGGCTGAAATAGTAAATTGCATGAACAATTAACTCAACAAAAAAATAAAAAAGTAGAAATTGAAAATCAAATTTCTAATAATAATCAAAAAATTACTGATTTAAATAATCAAATTAATGATTTAAGAACAGAACTAAATAATTCAAATAGTACTAATGTTTCAAAAAGAAGAGAATTACAACAAAAAGAAGATCTAATTAGAAGTATAAAAAGTGAAAATGATTCTAAAAAACAAGAACTACAAAATCTAAAATCAAGCATTAGTGATTTAGAATCTCAAATTCAAAAACAAAAGGAATTAAGTGCAGAATTAGATAATAGAATTCACCAAAAACAACAAGAAAAACGTTTAAAAGAACAAGAAATACAAGAACTAAGAAATACTAATGAACAAAATAAACAAGAAATTGAAAGACTAAAATCTAAAGAATCTGAACTTGAAACAACAATAAACGAACTAGGAAATACAAGAGAACAATTAAAAAAACAAATAGATACCATATCAGCTTCAATTAATGAAAATGACACTAGTCTAGATCAACTTGTTCAAGAATTTGATAAGGACGTAAAAGAATTAGACGAATTAACAAAACATAATAAACAACTTAAAGAAAACGTTGATTATCTAAAACAAAAAATTGCTTCTATTAAATCTAATGTAGATAAACTAAAAGCTTTAAAAGCCCAAAAAGAAAGCAAGTTAGATGAATTAGACAAGAAACTAAATTCACTTGATTTTGAAAACAAGTTTAGTCAATTAGAAAAACAAAAAAGAAAATACGATGAAGAAATAGTAAAACTTCATAATGAACAAACTGCTTTAAAAAATAAACAAAGAGAACTTGAAGAAAAAATAGCTGAACTTGAAAGTAAAAACAATGCTTTAACAAGTAAACAAGCAGAAAAAGAACAGCTAGCAGATCAATTAGAAAAACAAGCTTCAACTATTAAAGAACAAAACAGAAAAATAGAAGCACAAATTATGAAAATCCAAAACAGTAAAGATTATTTAAAAGAACAAGTTGAACAAATTAAAAAACAAGTAGATCCTACTGTTGTTAAAACAAATGATATTATTGAAAACATTAAGACTTCAGTTATCAAAGTTGTGGATATTAATAAATTAATGCTTGATTGGAAAAATGAAAAAAGTAATAGTAGGAAAAAAGCAATTACAAATAAAATTAGAGACAATGACTTAGAAAAATTAAAACAAGCTTACGATAAAATTGTAGGTGAACTAGGTGAAGTACAAAAATTTGGTAAACAACTAGAAACTATTGTTAATGACTTTAACAAGAAATTTGATGATAAATTCTTTGAATTGGAAAAATAA
- a CDS encoding helix-rich protein, whose protein sequence is MKEDQVNKSKDELKKLKDNKKDKDKYLEQLNEELTNTRAELENKLNQFNTTNDQIKSLKEELNQLNKTKQQKEEQLNNLKTKNNQDLLFLSSKLVSKTNQSKQLERQLAELKDKNTLLTQEKNQIETQISKKTSDLNSKKQELDSVSKQTNAIKQQLDQKTNELTSLNQQITNLENQIQSVTEQINRLKQEKETDANKVRTEISNIDQQISQLENKLNQTNTQIDQLNQQIQELKNQKETSVSDNKELDEKIREKNNEIQKLEQEKQAYLISIKSNKNQKTSLESKLEAIKKQNKQKQETINELEQKLEQLNKNLKRLTVLKIDQEGTIKDLEKSSKDKDKLITSLRTTIESLQKQLNTLTTQAASIKQNLASKQQEIEKKKVELSTLNSEKQQLEKELKTLNSEFSELNYESKNLTHQIEEINAQILVKSKYIEDKEASLKRLEATIEEQKRTISNLNETIKELTRQNNERQLIIEAKEEEINELQSDIDFLDSKIITFRKQIKIETKKSKELAAKKQKIDSSYSGIETSIKNLKTIVNNTKKGFSELVDQVKEIKVEIKDYEIKINQWLKYNESGKKFSEYFEQLKKYETTINQKLKGIKTKLEALKNYKVSLENTVREIDKQITDLIS, encoded by the coding sequence ATCAAAGAAGATCAAGTTAATAAATCTAAAGATGAATTAAAAAAACTTAAAGATAATAAAAAAGATAAAGATAAATATCTAGAACAGTTAAATGAAGAACTTACAAACACACGTGCTGAACTAGAAAATAAACTTAACCAATTTAATACTACTAATGATCAAATCAAATCTCTAAAAGAAGAACTTAACCAACTTAATAAAACAAAACAACAAAAAGAAGAACAATTAAATAATTTAAAAACAAAAAATAATCAAGATCTTTTATTCTTATCATCTAAATTAGTTTCTAAAACAAATCAATCTAAACAACTAGAAAGACAATTGGCAGAACTTAAAGATAAAAATACTTTATTAACACAAGAAAAGAATCAAATAGAAACACAAATAAGTAAAAAAACTAGTGATCTAAATTCTAAAAAACAAGAACTAGATAGTGTTTCAAAACAAACAAATGCTATTAAACAACAACTAGATCAAAAGACTAATGAACTAACAAGTTTAAATCAACAAATTACTAATCTAGAAAATCAAATTCAAAGTGTTACTGAACAAATTAATAGATTAAAACAAGAAAAAGAAACTGATGCTAACAAGGTTAGAACAGAAATTTCAAATATAGATCAACAAATAAGCCAATTAGAAAATAAACTAAATCAAACAAATACTCAAATTGATCAATTAAATCAACAAATCCAAGAACTTAAAAATCAAAAAGAAACTAGTGTTTCTGATAATAAAGAATTAGATGAAAAAATCAGAGAAAAAAATAATGAAATACAAAAACTAGAACAAGAAAAACAAGCTTATTTAATTTCTATAAAAAGTAATAAAAATCAAAAAACTAGTTTAGAAAGTAAATTAGAAGCAATTAAAAAACAAAATAAACAAAAACAAGAAACAATAAATGAACTTGAACAAAAACTAGAACAATTAAATAAAAATCTTAAAAGATTAACAGTCTTAAAAATTGATCAAGAAGGAACAATTAAAGATTTAGAAAAAAGTAGTAAAGATAAAGATAAATTAATAACTAGTTTACGAACAACTATAGAATCTTTACAAAAACAATTAAATACATTAACTACACAAGCAGCTTCAATTAAACAAAATCTAGCATCAAAACAACAAGAAATAGAAAAGAAAAAAGTAGAATTATCTACTTTAAATTCTGAAAAACAACAACTAGAAAAAGAACTTAAAACATTAAACAGTGAATTTTCTGAACTAAATTATGAATCAAAAAATTTAACTCACCAAATTGAAGAAATCAATGCTCAAATTCTAGTTAAAAGTAAATATATTGAAGATAAAGAAGCAAGTTTAAAAAGGTTAGAAGCTACTATTGAAGAACAAAAAAGAACTATATCAAATCTTAATGAAACTATCAAAGAATTAACTAGACAAAACAATGAACGACAACTTATCATAGAAGCAAAAGAAGAAGAAATTAATGAGTTACAATCAGATATTGATTTTCTAGATTCAAAAATTATTACTTTTAGAAAACAAATAAAAATAGAAACTAAAAAAAGTAAAGAACTTGCAGCAAAAAAACAAAAAATAGATAGTTCTTATTCTGGAATAGAGACATCTATTAAGAATCTTAAAACAATTGTTAATAATACTAAAAAAGGTTTTTCTGAGTTAGTAGATCAAGTAAAAGAGATTAAAGTAGAAATTAAGGATTATGAAATAAAAATAAACCAATGACTAAAATACAATGAAAGCGGGAAAAAATTCTCTGAATACTTTGAGCAATTAAAAAAATATGAAACAACAATTAATCAAAAACTAAAAGGAATAAAAACAAAATTAGAAGCTTTAAAAAATTATAAAGTAAGTTTAGAAAACACTGTTAGAGAAATTGACAAACAAATAACTGATTTAATAAGTTAA
- a CDS encoding lipoprotein — protein sequence MKKLLTILGSVGLIATTSAAVVACGDKTPKISEPKKEVEEKDKKEESEKKENKEEKTKQNFSKVENQNIGNFPPNNKNTVPQTNIKKKLAELLNTPENELTDLNVDYENKKGEVKLPKFDKTLKFTFTSFLDLGEFESNNNTIPQTKIKEKISSLLSISSSDLHELSVDYENKKGTVKSSKFSGSIEFKFSEKSKRSQ from the coding sequence ATGAAAAAATTACTAACAATACTAGGATCAGTTGGTTTAATTGCTACAACTAGTGCTGCAGTAGTTGCATGTGGTGATAAGACTCCTAAAATTTCTGAACCTAAAAAAGAAGTAGAAGAAAAAGATAAAAAAGAAGAGAGTGAAAAAAAAGAAAATAAAGAGGAAAAAACTAAACAAAATTTTTCAAAAGTAGAAAATCAAAATATAGGTAATTTCCCTCCAAATAATAAAAATACTGTTCCTCAAACAAATATTAAAAAGAAATTAGCAGAATTATTAAATACACCTGAAAATGAATTGACTGACTTAAATGTTGATTATGAAAATAAAAAAGGTGAAGTTAAATTACCAAAATTTGATAAAACTTTAAAATTCACTTTCACTTCATTTTTAGATTTAGGTGAATTTGAATCAAACAATAATACAATACCACAGACTAAAATTAAAGAAAAAATATCTAGTTTATTAAGTATTAGTTCAAGTGACTTACACGAACTATCTGTTGATTATGAAAATAAGAAAGGTACAGTTAAATCTTCTAAATTTTCAGGTTCTATAGAATTTAAATTTTCAGAAAAATCAAAAAGATCTCAATAA
- a CDS encoding S8 family peptidase — protein MPNKIVELKKDFVSNDYNQKFKPFEIPSNQDVKLDHFIKLKDDLIKVSNFWKTQELQINPLISVHYKRVISKSNRMRAIFDKDFLKNNQRVVGCKFSNTNPNYHIITYCITSSMLQDSIKHLENCIEYLKDNSYYQITQKDVELIRRNFKTTLSGLTKTRLIDTIFDVYFIKSFEVDEFDEVLEESSIISIYDTNTKAADIFKQLNIDFSNIFKLDETTFFLNADQVKELIKKAPYLIAMGVRDIFSNEPTQYKEVLPTITSIKKPTDEPIIGVIDTLFDKQNTYFSDWVEFENRLDKNTIIKADDYFHGTEVSSIIVDGPRLNPKLDDGCGHFRVRHFGVATDKGFSSFAVLREIESIVRNNKDIKVWNLSLGSPKENNQNYISIQASFLDKIQVENNVIFVIAGGNDSSNKAIKIGSPADSINSIVVNSVDFNKKPANYSRKGPVLSFFNKPDISYYGGTNEDKIVVCSSFQQRRVSGTSYAAPWIARKLCYLIQVVGLTREVAKALIIHSATSWIDQDNINLLGHGVVPIHIKDILETPTDEIRFFVSGTAIKYETFNYTLPIPLDKNAKHPFVAKFTMCYFPNVSRNQGVDYTDSEMDIKFGRVIQSNRKVKIEAINKNKQSYDDNISIFEEQARDKFKKWNNTKHIQEKIFTPTNRIKKPKISKQEQGFWGFSIITKERLESKKIKNLNYGIVVSLKSVDKNNYYADFIKNCQFNGWLVNTIDLDNMIYIYNTIQNEVDFE, from the coding sequence ATGCCAAATAAAATCGTAGAATTAAAAAAAGATTTTGTTTCAAATGATTATAATCAAAAGTTTAAACCATTTGAAATTCCATCTAATCAAGATGTTAAACTTGACCATTTTATTAAATTAAAAGACGATTTGATTAAAGTAAGTAATTTTTGAAAAACTCAAGAATTACAAATAAATCCACTTATTAGTGTTCATTATAAAAGAGTTATTTCTAAAAGTAATAGAATGAGAGCTATATTTGATAAGGATTTTTTAAAAAATAATCAAAGAGTTGTTGGTTGCAAATTTTCTAATACAAATCCAAACTATCATATAATTACGTATTGTATCACTAGTTCTATGTTACAAGATTCTATTAAACATTTAGAAAATTGCATAGAATACTTAAAAGATAATTCTTATTATCAAATAACCCAAAAAGATGTTGAATTGATTAGAAGAAATTTTAAAACTACTTTATCTGGTCTTACAAAAACAAGACTTATAGACACAATATTTGATGTTTATTTTATAAAAAGTTTTGAAGTTGATGAATTTGATGAAGTATTAGAAGAATCATCAATTATTAGTATTTATGATACTAATACTAAAGCTGCTGATATTTTTAAGCAACTAAATATAGATTTTTCAAATATTTTTAAATTAGATGAAACAACATTTTTTTTAAATGCAGATCAAGTTAAAGAATTGATTAAAAAAGCCCCTTATCTAATAGCAATGGGAGTTAGAGATATTTTTTCTAATGAACCAACACAATATAAAGAAGTTTTGCCAACTATAACAAGTATAAAAAAACCAACTGATGAACCAATAATAGGCGTTATAGATACTTTATTTGATAAACAAAATACTTATTTTTCAGATTGAGTAGAATTTGAAAATAGATTAGACAAGAATACAATAATAAAAGCTGATGATTATTTTCATGGTACAGAAGTTAGTTCAATAATAGTTGATGGGCCTAGACTTAATCCTAAATTAGATGATGGTTGTGGACATTTTAGAGTTAGACATTTTGGTGTAGCTACAGATAAAGGATTTAGCTCATTTGCTGTATTAAGAGAAATAGAAAGTATTGTTAGAAACAACAAAGATATAAAAGTTTGAAATCTTTCATTAGGTTCACCTAAAGAAAACAATCAGAATTATATTTCTATTCAAGCTAGTTTCTTAGATAAAATTCAAGTAGAAAATAATGTAATTTTTGTTATAGCTGGAGGAAATGATTCATCTAATAAAGCAATTAAAATTGGCTCACCAGCAGATTCTATTAATTCAATTGTTGTTAATTCAGTTGATTTTAATAAAAAACCAGCTAATTATTCTAGAAAAGGACCTGTTCTATCCTTTTTTAATAAACCTGATATTTCTTATTATGGTGGAACTAATGAAGATAAAATTGTTGTTTGTTCTTCTTTTCAGCAAAGACGTGTTTCAGGTACTTCATATGCTGCACCATGAATTGCTCGTAAATTATGTTACTTAATACAAGTTGTTGGGTTAACTAGAGAAGTTGCTAAAGCTTTAATAATACATTCAGCAACAAGTTGAATAGATCAAGATAATATAAATTTATTAGGACATGGAGTAGTTCCAATTCATATAAAAGATATACTAGAAACACCAACAGATGAGATAAGATTTTTTGTTAGCGGAACTGCTATAAAATATGAAACTTTTAATTACACATTACCAATACCATTAGATAAAAATGCTAAGCATCCATTTGTTGCTAAGTTTACAATGTGTTACTTTCCAAATGTTTCAAGAAACCAAGGTGTTGATTATACTGATAGTGAAATGGATATTAAATTTGGAAGAGTTATACAAAGTAATAGAAAAGTAAAAATTGAGGCAATAAATAAAAATAAACAATCCTATGATGATAATATTTCTATTTTTGAAGAACAAGCAAGAGATAAATTCAAAAAATGAAATAATACAAAACATATTCAAGAAAAAATCTTTACACCTACTAATAGAATTAAAAAACCAAAAATTTCAAAACAAGAACAAGGATTTTGAGGTTTTAGCATAATAACAAAAGAAAGATTAGAAAGCAAAAAAATAAAAAATCTTAATTATGGTATAGTTGTAAGTTTAAAATCAGTTGACAAGAATAATTACTACGCTGACTTTATTAAAAATTGTCAATTTAATGGTTGACTTGTAAATACAATTGATTTAGATAATATGATTTATATTTATAATACAATTCAAAACGAAGTTGATTTTGAATAG
- a CDS encoding ATP-binding protein has product MKKANVINLIKYHMENNDIAFRDEAYLIASDFYKQGEPKLSQYIASILSDTNTFVPQFNESDSEWIKRVDIENKSLPLPDEINNDIIGIINASKNKLCVNKFLFVGPPGTGKTKTTEQIARILNRELFVVEFSMLIDSKLGQTQKNITKLFEEINNLSHPEEVIILFDEIDALALDRTNNTDIREMGRVTSTVLKCLDNLNKKVILIATTNLYKYLDKALIRRFDSVVDFDRYTNEDLLDIAEIIFNNYVKKLNHIGKNTRMFRKIISLYEKIPYPGTLENVIKTSLAFSDPNSEFDYLKRLYRNVTNKKESDLKDLKLEGFTTREIEILTGISKSQVARELKEL; this is encoded by the coding sequence ATGAAAAAGGCAAATGTTATAAACTTAATAAAATATCATATGGAAAATAATGATATAGCTTTTAGAGATGAGGCTTATTTAATAGCGAGTGATTTTTACAAACAAGGAGAGCCAAAATTAAGTCAATATATAGCCAGCATTCTTTCTGATACAAATACTTTTGTCCCACAATTTAATGAAAGTGATTCTGAATGAATAAAAAGGGTGGATATTGAAAATAAATCACTACCACTTCCTGATGAAATTAATAATGACATTATAGGAATAATAAATGCTTCTAAAAATAAATTATGTGTTAATAAATTCTTATTTGTAGGACCTCCTGGAACAGGAAAAACTAAAACAACTGAACAAATAGCAAGAATTCTTAATAGAGAATTATTTGTAGTTGAATTTTCAATGCTTATTGACAGTAAACTAGGCCAAACTCAAAAAAACATCACAAAGCTTTTTGAAGAAATCAATAATTTATCTCACCCTGAAGAGGTAATTATTTTATTTGATGAAATCGATGCATTAGCTTTAGACAGAACTAACAACACTGACATAAGAGAAATGGGAAGAGTTACTTCAACTGTTTTAAAATGCTTAGATAATTTAAATAAAAAAGTAATACTAATTGCAACAACTAACTTATATAAATATCTAGATAAAGCACTTATTAGAAGATTTGATTCAGTAGTAGATTTTGATAGATATACTAATGAAGATTTATTAGATATAGCAGAAATTATTTTTAATAACTATGTAAAAAAACTTAATCATATTGGTAAAAATACTAGAATGTTTAGAAAAATAATTTCTTTATATGAAAAAATTCCATACCCAGGAACTCTAGAAAATGTTATTAAAACTTCACTTGCTTTTAGTGATCCAAATAGTGAATTTGATTATTTAAAAAGACTTTATAGAAATGTTACTAATAAAAAAGAAAGTGATTTAAAAGATCTTAAGCTTGAAGGTTTTACAACTAGAGAAATTGAAATTTTAACAGGTATTTCAAAAAGTCAAGTCGCTAGAGAATTAAAGGAGTTATAG
- a CDS encoding lipoprotein: MKKLLTILGSVGLIATTSAAVVACGDKMPKNAEKKETKQEKKEQKVEKAVEKKEEGEKFPKQNLDLGAFFKNEGRYNSFSQYEIKNKIAKLTNTDISTLTDLNIEYEDEKGTGTVKSTKYTDTLNFSFSNILDLGEFKKENKTVVPQLEVKEKLAKTLKHEEKDLVGLEVTYGEKEGNGTVKSAKTRGTLKFKFTIK, encoded by the coding sequence ATGAAAAAATTACTAACAATACTAGGATCAGTTGGTTTAATTGCTACAACTAGTGCTGCAGTAGTCGCATGTGGTGATAAAATGCCAAAAAATGCTGAAAAAAAGGAAACTAAGCAAGAGAAAAAAGAACAAAAAGTTGAAAAAGCTGTTGAGAAAAAAGAAGAAGGAGAAAAGTTTCCTAAACAAAATCTAGATTTAGGGGCTTTCTTTAAGAACGAAGGCAGATATAATAGTTTTTCACAATATGAAATTAAAAATAAAATAGCAAAATTAACAAATACTGATATATCTACATTGACAGACCTAAATATTGAATATGAAGATGAAAAAGGAACAGGAACTGTTAAATCTACAAAATACACCGATACGTTAAACTTCTCTTTTTCTAACATATTAGATTTAGGTGAATTTAAAAAAGAAAATAAAACAGTTGTTCCACAATTAGAAGTTAAGGAAAAATTAGCAAAAACTTTAAAGCATGAAGAAAAAGATCTAGTTGGACTAGAAGTTACTTATGGAGAAAAAGAAGGTAATGGGACTGTTAAATCTGCAAAAACACGAGGAACATTGAAATTTAAATTTACTATTAAATAA